In Patescibacteria group bacterium, one genomic interval encodes:
- a CDS encoding GIY-YIG nuclease family protein produces MYFVYILKSEKNGKLYKGLTTNLERRIKEHQSGKSEFTSNNGPWKLVYYEAFLSKIDAREEEKFLKSGKGRERIKFLLSDLLKKI; encoded by the coding sequence ATGTATTTCGTATATATATTAAAAAGTGAGAAGAATGGTAAACTTTATAAGGGGTTGACCACTAATCTAGAAAGAAGAATTAAAGAACATCAGTCCGGTAAATCTGAATTTACCAGTAATAACGGGCCTTGGAAACTTGTTTACTATGAAGCGTTCCTTTCTAAAATAGATGCACGGGAAGAAGAAAAATTTCTTAAGTCTGGCAAAGGTAGAGAAAGAATAAAGTTTTTACTTAGTGATTTGTTAAAAAAAATATAA
- a CDS encoding GIY-YIG nuclease family protein encodes MHYTYILLSSKSHIFYFGSTNDLKTRYRLHNAGRVQSTRPHIPWKLVWYGAFEIEKQARDFELYLKNGSGKSFAYKRLVSVALEKDFESGRKSSPKSKT; translated from the coding sequence ATGCACTATACATACATTCTACTAAGTTCAAAATCTCATATATTTTACTTCGGCTCAACGAATGATTTGAAAACTAGATATAGATTACATAATGCGGGTAGAGTACAATCTACAAGACCTCATATACCATGGAAACTTGTTTGGTATGGAGCCTTTGAAATAGAAAAACAAGCTCGAGATTTTGAACTATATTTGAAGAATGGATCGGGAAAATCATTTGCGTATAAAAGATTAGTATCCGTAGCTTTAGAGAAGGATTTTGAAAGTGGGAGAAAAAGTAGTCCGAAGTCAAAGACGTAG